One genomic region from Spirulina subsalsa PCC 9445 encodes:
- a CDS encoding MBL fold metallo-hydrolase: MKNNSSSGFFVRFWGVRGSVPSPGPETVRYGGNTSCVSMEIGDRQLIFDGGTGLRLLARHLYDLYHEQPLKACMFFTHYHWDHIQGLPFFLPQFNAEDCFYIHGQVPQEGEIMKMERHFRDRVLHINSPVPVADIQAQLTYHDIVCGETFNLDDIVIETKPLNHPNGAMGYRVSWGGHTAVYCTDTEHFPDRLDENVLHLARDADVFIYDAMYTDEEYHNPKSPKVGWGHSTWQEGVKAAKAAGVKQLVVFHHEPNHSDDFLDKVAEEVEEAMPGSVLAKEGMKLCVISKEVK, from the coding sequence ATGAAAAATAACTCATCTTCTGGATTTTTTGTAAGATTTTGGGGAGTCCGAGGCAGTGTCCCCTCACCTGGCCCGGAAACCGTCCGCTATGGCGGGAATACCTCTTGCGTTTCCATGGAAATTGGGGATCGACAACTGATTTTTGACGGGGGAACCGGGTTACGCCTCTTAGCAAGACATCTCTATGACTTGTACCATGAGCAACCCCTCAAGGCCTGTATGTTTTTTACCCATTACCATTGGGATCATATTCAAGGGTTGCCCTTTTTCTTGCCCCAATTTAACGCCGAAGATTGCTTTTATATTCATGGACAAGTTCCCCAAGAAGGGGAAATCATGAAAATGGAGCGGCATTTTCGGGATCGAGTGTTACATATTAACTCCCCGGTTCCGGTGGCGGATATTCAAGCCCAATTAACCTATCATGATATTGTCTGCGGGGAGACGTTTAATCTTGATGACATTGTGATTGAAACCAAGCCCTTAAACCATCCCAATGGAGCAATGGGTTATCGCGTTTCTTGGGGCGGTCATACGGCGGTATATTGTACCGATACGGAGCATTTTCCCGATCGATTGGATGAGAATGTGCTACACCTTGCCCGGGATGCAGATGTGTTTATTTACGATGCCATGTACACCGATGAGGAGTATCACAATCCCAAGTCTCCCAAGGTGGGCTGGGGCCATTCTACTTGGCAGGAAGGGGTGAAAGCGGCTAAGGCGGCCGGGGTTAAACAGTTAGTTGTGTTCCATCACGAACCGAATCACAGTGATGATTTTCTGGATAAGGTGGCTGAAGAGGTGGAGGAAGCGATGCCCGGTAGTGTATTAGCGAAGGAAGGGATGAAACTTTGTGTGATCTCAAAAGAGGTGAAATAA
- a CDS encoding pentapeptide repeat-containing protein, with translation MSTDFSGQNLCGASFQNQDLRGADFSRADVRSADFRGANLAEANFSHARTGLQGRWALTLIVGCGLLSGSCALISAFMGSIVFNVLQNLHPGDILIGVVEVVVLGIFYGMTVRQGLPKATGALVAMGFWVVILAWATAWAGAGAGSNPVIIAVIMGVALAIGVGTTLGVAVSAALAMAVAGFGAVAATELLALLGTIPGAMAGANVQIGTIPLPGNEVKLLSLIWAGVGAMVGTYVGWQALSGDRKQAFIYNLAIALAAIKGTNFQGANLSYANFYQAELKGLDLRRAVLTRTQWFRLKRYSLVRTGNTYLQDAQIRRLLITGQGASQDFRHKNLQGVYLEGANLAQADFTGAVLSYANLVNTDLTGAIFKQTQLDGADLTRASLTGAYLEDWGVTNTTRLDFIDCQYVFLHVPTPEQPNPRRKPDNYRETFAPGDFVEFIKPISHTLDLYHTQGVDPRSIAIAYKKLEELYPEACLELVALEKRGQNLLLRVKTAEVVDHSLLSAEYFHTYNQFKFMPDHSIGLSGILEGDRVRNLETMILTALTRPPSPRNTDPWAVFGSEKPTPAPPETLLTRTQRLTHHAIIGLQSTNTPKALKLAEFLQQLQTILVATSEFSEEDQITALEQIRILAEVGLENPDSSHRKAAKTALHLLKGSFMDLSTPAPLMDASEVLPKIATLLGLEL, from the coding sequence ATGTCTACCGATTTCTCCGGTCAAAATCTATGCGGTGCTTCCTTCCAAAATCAAGATTTACGCGGGGCAGACTTTAGCCGTGCAGATGTGCGCAGTGCGGACTTTCGGGGAGCCAATTTAGCCGAGGCTAATTTTAGTCACGCCCGCACGGGATTACAAGGGCGTTGGGCGTTGACCTTGATTGTGGGCTGTGGTCTGTTGTCGGGATCTTGCGCCCTCATTTCTGCGTTTATGGGCAGTATTGTTTTTAATGTGCTGCAAAATCTCCACCCGGGGGATATTTTAATTGGGGTGGTGGAGGTGGTGGTGTTGGGGATTTTCTACGGGATGACTGTACGCCAAGGTTTGCCCAAGGCGACGGGGGCGCTGGTGGCGATGGGCTTCTGGGTGGTGATTTTGGCTTGGGCGACGGCCTGGGCAGGGGCAGGGGCGGGGTCAAATCCGGTTATTATTGCCGTTATTATGGGGGTGGCCTTAGCGATTGGGGTGGGGACAACCTTGGGGGTGGCGGTGTCGGCGGCCTTGGCTATGGCGGTGGCGGGTTTTGGGGCGGTGGCAGCGACGGAATTGTTGGCGCTGCTGGGTACTATTCCGGGGGCTATGGCGGGGGCTAATGTGCAAATCGGGACTATTCCTCTGCCGGGTAATGAGGTGAAATTGCTCTCCCTGATTTGGGCGGGGGTGGGGGCGATGGTGGGAACTTATGTGGGCTGGCAGGCGTTATCGGGCGATCGCAAACAAGCCTTTATTTATAACCTCGCCATTGCCCTAGCTGCCATTAAAGGCACTAATTTCCAAGGGGCGAATCTCTCCTATGCTAATTTTTACCAAGCGGAATTAAAGGGCCTAGACCTCCGTCGGGCGGTTCTCACCCGGACTCAATGGTTTCGTCTTAAACGCTACAGCCTAGTGCGCACCGGGAACACTTACTTACAAGATGCCCAGATTCGTCGCTTACTTATCACGGGTCAAGGTGCAAGTCAAGACTTTAGACATAAAAATTTACAAGGAGTCTATTTGGAGGGGGCGAATTTAGCCCAAGCGGACTTTACCGGGGCGGTGTTGAGTTATGCCAACTTGGTCAATACAGACTTAACGGGGGCGATTTTCAAGCAAACGCAACTGGACGGGGCGGACTTAACGCGGGCTTCCCTAACGGGGGCTTATTTGGAAGATTGGGGGGTGACGAATACCACCCGTTTAGATTTTATTGACTGTCAGTATGTGTTTCTTCATGTTCCTACTCCGGAACAGCCTAATCCGCGCCGCAAACCGGATAATTACCGGGAAACCTTTGCCCCGGGGGACTTTGTGGAGTTTATTAAGCCCATTTCCCACACTTTAGACTTGTACCATACTCAAGGGGTCGATCCTCGTTCTATTGCGATCGCCTACAAAAAACTAGAGGAATTGTATCCCGAAGCCTGTCTAGAATTAGTCGCCCTGGAAAAACGGGGGCAGAATCTCCTGTTGCGGGTTAAAACGGCTGAAGTGGTGGATCATTCCCTGTTGAGTGCAGAATATTTCCACACCTACAACCAGTTCAAATTCATGCCCGACCATAGTATTGGCTTGTCAGGGATTTTAGAAGGCGATCGCGTCCGCAACCTCGAAACCATGATTTTAACCGCCCTCACCCGTCCCCCCAGTCCTCGAAATACTGACCCTTGGGCCGTCTTTGGCAGCGAAAAACCCACCCCCGCCCCCCCCGAAACCCTCCTCACCCGCACCCAGCGCCTGACCCACCATGCCATCATCGGCCTCCAGTCCACCAACACCCCCAAAGCGCTCAAACTCGCCGAATTTCTCCAACAATTACAAACCATCCTAGTCGCCACCTCAGAATTTAGCGAAGAGGATCAAATCACCGCCCTTGAACAAATCCGCATCCTCGCCGAAGTGGGGCTAGAGAATCCCGACAGTAGCCACCGCAAAGCCGCCAAAACCGCCCTCCATCTCCTCAAGGGCAGTTTCATGGACTTATCTACTCCTGCGCCCTTAATGGATGCCTCGGAAGTCTTACCGAAGATTGCCACCTTATTGGGTCTGGAACTCTAA
- the cas2 gene encoding CRISPR-associated endonuclease Cas2: MAELKNWYLVCYDIRCPKRWRKAYKVLEGYGERLQYSIFRCWLSQRMREKLRWELERVLTKEDDLILIRLSRQCVQDLPKYNRPNTWLLDEGGFRVI; the protein is encoded by the coding sequence ATGGCTGAGTTGAAGAATTGGTATTTAGTTTGTTATGACATTCGTTGTCCGAAGCGGTGGCGGAAGGCGTATAAGGTGTTGGAAGGCTATGGGGAGCGGTTGCAGTATTCGATTTTTCGCTGTTGGTTGAGTCAGCGTATGCGGGAGAAGTTGCGCTGGGAGTTGGAGCGGGTGTTGACGAAGGAGGATGATTTGATTTTGATTCGGTTGTCTCGGCAGTGTGTGCAGGATTTGCCGAAGTACAATCGTCCGAATACTTGGCTGTTGGATGAGGGGGGGTTTCGGGTGATTTGA
- a CDS encoding RNA-guided endonuclease InsQ/TnpB family protein, which produces MYKAYKYRIYPTDEQKASLAKAFGCCRWYWNFALDLCRKTYIETGKGLSRGYIQGLLPGLKKEYPWLTDAYSQSLQVVALNLSTAYKNFFDKRAQLPRFKSKHGRQSLSYPANVKFEGDYLKIPGKIGLVYCRRHREFEGKIKTVTLSKNPDGKYYASVLVDDGKDAISPSVEGKAIGIDVGLTHFAITSDGSKYDNPRHFAKHQKNLKRKRQKLCRKQKGSKNRAKAKQKVAKVHSKIARCREDFLHKLSRKIVNENQVIAVENLNVKGMVKNPKLAKAISDVGWGMFTTMLKYKAEWEGKTYIEVDRYFASSKTCHVCLNRVDSLPLEVRQWECQHCGTHHDRDINAAQNIKNEALRILSLGTSDTAWGGNVRQPGKISVLLDAVPVESGSPILANGRVG; this is translated from the coding sequence ATGTATAAAGCGTACAAGTATCGTATCTATCCTACTGACGAGCAAAAAGCATCCCTAGCTAAGGCGTTCGGATGCTGTCGTTGGTATTGGAATTTTGCCTTAGACTTGTGCCGAAAAACCTATATCGAGACGGGTAAGGGATTGTCTAGGGGATATATCCAAGGCCTATTACCAGGACTAAAAAAGGAATATCCTTGGCTAACAGATGCTTACTCCCAATCCTTACAAGTGGTTGCCCTTAATCTTTCTACTGCCTACAAAAACTTCTTTGACAAGCGGGCGCAGTTACCCCGTTTCAAGTCCAAGCATGGTCGGCAGTCTCTGAGTTATCCTGCCAACGTTAAGTTTGAAGGGGACTATCTCAAAATACCGGGGAAGATTGGGTTAGTGTATTGCCGTCGTCATCGGGAATTTGAAGGGAAAATCAAAACCGTTACTCTCTCTAAAAATCCGGATGGCAAATACTATGCTTCAGTGTTAGTAGATGACGGGAAAGATGCCATTAGCCCATCAGTTGAGGGTAAAGCTATTGGCATTGATGTTGGACTAACTCATTTTGCCATTACTAGCGATGGGTCTAAGTACGATAATCCTCGCCATTTTGCCAAGCATCAGAAAAACCTAAAGCGTAAGCGACAAAAGCTATGCCGTAAACAAAAAGGGAGTAAAAATCGAGCTAAGGCGAAACAAAAAGTCGCCAAAGTTCATAGTAAGATAGCCCGATGTCGTGAGGACTTTCTACACAAACTATCCCGCAAGATAGTTAACGAAAACCAAGTGATTGCTGTAGAGAATCTGAACGTCAAAGGGATGGTAAAAAACCCTAAACTAGCCAAGGCAATTAGTGATGTGGGTTGGGGAATGTTTACCACAATGCTTAAATATAAAGCCGAGTGGGAAGGCAAAACCTATATTGAAGTTGACCGCTATTTTGCGTCTTCAAAAACCTGTCACGTTTGCCTGAATCGAGTGGATAGCTTACCGTTAGAAGTTCGGCAATGGGAATGTCAACATTGTGGCACTCACCATGACCGTGATATTAATGCAGCACAAAACATTAAAAATGAAGCCTTGCGGATATTGTCGTTGGGAACCAGCGATACGGCCTGGGGAGGGAACGTAAGACAACCTGGCAAGATTTCGGTTTTGCTAGATGCTGTTCCTGTTGAATCAGGAAGCCCCATCCTCGCCAACGGCAGGGTGGGGTAG
- a CDS encoding type I-MYXAN CRISPR-associated endonuclease Cas4/Cas1 has protein sequence MQTIDLESINILQPTPETLRVCSLHAFAYCPRLFYLEEVEELYTQDAAVFAGRRLHEAIELEDGEEWQDLYLEDELLGLRGRVDALRTREGKTIPYEHKRGRCYRDEQKNPQAWESDKLQVLAYCCLLEAALGVTIVEGRIRYHADNVLIHVPLDDSGRQWVREMIQAARELKQSPYRPPVINNEHLCSRCSLAAVCLPEEARLAHNKEWHPVRLFPADDEREVIHVLEPGTRVGRTGEQLKISRRNEKEEKVSIQQVSQVVLHSFSQISTQALHFLAAKDVGVHFVSGGGRYVGSLDCRNGSVQRRIRQYRGLSEGDFCLVLARKLVSCRGEGQRKFLMRGKRRKGTAGELDKAIGQMKAVLKQVPKAESLDSLLGIEGKVAALYFGALPGLLGADVPAELRFSGRNRRPPKDRFNALLSFGYALLIKDVMNGILTVGLEPALGFYHQPRTQAPPLALDLMEVFRVPLVDMTVVTAVNRQQWDVQGDFEVRGEQVWLSEEGRRKFIRLYEQRKGEMWKHPVTGYSLTYRRLLELEVRLLEKEWSGEGGLFGRLIVR, from the coding sequence ATGCAAACTATCGATTTAGAGTCCATTAATATTCTGCAACCTACACCGGAAACTTTACGGGTTTGTTCTCTTCATGCTTTTGCCTACTGTCCCCGTCTTTTCTACTTGGAAGAAGTGGAAGAACTTTATACCCAAGATGCGGCGGTTTTTGCGGGACGACGACTCCATGAGGCGATTGAGTTGGAGGACGGAGAAGAGTGGCAAGATTTGTATTTGGAGGATGAATTGTTGGGGTTGCGGGGACGGGTGGATGCACTGCGGACTCGTGAGGGAAAGACGATTCCCTATGAACATAAACGGGGTCGTTGTTATCGGGATGAACAAAAAAATCCCCAAGCTTGGGAGAGTGATAAGTTACAAGTTTTAGCGTATTGTTGCTTGTTGGAAGCGGCGTTAGGGGTGACGATTGTTGAGGGACGAATTCGCTATCATGCGGACAATGTTTTGATTCATGTCCCGTTAGATGACTCTGGTCGCCAATGGGTACGAGAGATGATTCAAGCGGCACGGGAGTTAAAACAATCGCCTTATCGACCGCCTGTAATTAATAATGAACATCTCTGTTCTCGTTGTTCTTTGGCGGCGGTTTGTTTGCCGGAAGAGGCACGATTAGCGCATAACAAGGAGTGGCATCCGGTGCGGCTTTTTCCGGCGGATGATGAGCGGGAGGTGATTCATGTTTTGGAGCCAGGAACTCGTGTGGGACGGACGGGGGAACAACTGAAAATTAGCCGACGAAATGAGAAGGAGGAAAAGGTTTCGATTCAACAGGTGAGTCAGGTTGTTCTCCATAGTTTCTCGCAAATTTCGACTCAGGCGTTGCATTTTTTAGCAGCTAAGGATGTGGGGGTGCATTTTGTGTCGGGTGGGGGGCGATATGTGGGGAGTTTGGACTGTCGGAATGGGAGTGTTCAACGGCGAATTCGGCAGTATCGGGGATTGAGTGAGGGGGATTTTTGTCTGGTGTTGGCGCGGAAGTTGGTGAGTTGTCGGGGGGAGGGACAACGGAAGTTTTTGATGCGGGGAAAACGACGTAAGGGGACAGCGGGGGAGTTGGATAAGGCGATTGGTCAGATGAAGGCGGTGTTGAAACAGGTGCCGAAGGCTGAGTCTTTGGATTCGTTGTTGGGGATTGAGGGGAAGGTGGCGGCGTTGTATTTTGGGGCGTTGCCGGGACTTTTGGGGGCGGATGTTCCGGCGGAGTTGCGGTTTTCGGGTCGGAATCGTCGTCCGCCGAAGGACCGTTTTAATGCTTTGTTGAGTTTCGGTTATGCGTTGTTGATTAAGGATGTGATGAATGGGATTTTGACGGTGGGGTTGGAGCCAGCTTTGGGGTTTTACCATCAACCTCGGACGCAGGCTCCGCCGTTGGCGTTGGATTTGATGGAGGTGTTTCGGGTGCCGTTGGTGGATATGACGGTGGTGACGGCTGTGAATCGCCAACAGTGGGATGTGCAGGGGGATTTTGAGGTGCGAGGTGAGCAGGTTTGGTTGAGTGAGGAGGGGCGTCGGAAGTTTATTCGGTTGTATGAGCAGCGTAAGGGGGAAATGTGGAAGCATCCGGTGACGGGGTATTCGTTGACTTACCGCCGTTTGTTGGAGTTGGAGGTGCGGTTGTTGGAGAAGGAGTGGTCTGGGGAGGGGGGATTATTTGGGCGGTTGATTGTGCGTTAG
- a CDS encoding papain fold toxin domain-containing protein gives MKYLTSKQREKLAEIASSYPTLYCVQFALALKKYLKSLEIKGKVIKINTQADLDYRNCFIYDDSIGGDAISETGYHEGVLLTVDDVEMVFDNHHLNGTPKKEWLANFQFFGKIHLGQELVVIEEEF, from the coding sequence ATGAAGTATTTAACATCAAAACAAAGAGAAAAACTAGCCGAAATAGCTAGTAGTTATCCTACTTTATACTGTGTTCAATTTGCTTTAGCTCTAAAAAAGTATCTGAAATCACTAGAAATCAAAGGCAAAGTCATTAAGATAAACACACAAGCTGATTTAGATTATCGCAATTGTTTTATTTATGATGATAGTATTGGAGGGGATGCTATTTCAGAGACGGGATACCATGAAGGAGTTTTACTCACTGTAGATGATGTTGAAATGGTTTTTGACAATCATCATCTTAATGGAACACCTAAAAAAGAATGGTTAGCTAATTTTCAGTTTTTTGGTAAAATCCATTTAGGACAAGAGCTAGTTGTTATTGAAGAAGAATTTTAG
- the cas5 gene encoding CRISPR-associated protein Cas5, translated as MSDLLYLECPCTSFPRSFARDYRETYLYPPPSTLYGFLLSLVGETDLTAHLGVKLAIGLIGETPTVSRIVRKQRHHKFSKTHQGIYPTSQFSKPNFQEILTDVKIALKIDSSGESASVKLDERVSIALSTPEQITRFGGLSLGESWALVNGIRTYRPEDGQIQWLEKDNRGLIALPIWINRQTTQGKFQRFSLNESGELNEQCWTVIEGVTVERKGKSRTQKR; from the coding sequence ATGAGTGATTTACTCTATCTTGAATGTCCTTGTACAAGTTTCCCTCGCAGCTTTGCGCGAGACTACCGAGAAACCTATCTCTATCCTCCTCCTTCCACCCTCTATGGGTTTCTCTTATCCCTCGTTGGAGAAACAGATTTAACGGCACATTTAGGGGTTAAATTAGCTATTGGGTTGATTGGAGAGACTCCTACTGTTTCCCGAATTGTTCGCAAACAACGACACCATAAGTTTAGTAAAACGCACCAAGGAATTTATCCAACCAGTCAGTTTTCTAAACCGAATTTTCAGGAAATTCTGACAGATGTCAAAATTGCCCTTAAAATTGATTCTAGTGGGGAATCTGCCTCGGTTAAACTGGATGAACGGGTGAGCATTGCTTTGTCAACTCCTGAACAAATTACTCGTTTTGGTGGGTTATCCTTGGGGGAATCTTGGGCGTTAGTTAATGGGATTAGAACCTATCGTCCAGAGGATGGTCAGATTCAATGGTTAGAGAAAGATAATCGGGGGTTAATTGCCTTACCTATTTGGATTAATCGTCAAACAACTCAGGGAAAATTTCAACGCTTTAGTTTGAATGAATCTGGAGAGTTGAATGAACAGTGCTGGACTGTTATTGAAGGGGTAACTGTGGAAAGGAAGGGGAAGTCTAGAACTCAAAAAAGATGA
- the cas7i gene encoding type I-B CRISPR-associated protein Cas7/Cst2/DevR gives MTQHLFVTIVTPTAIAANNRGEGDGSTLSTLQKITRGNDQYTTVSADAIRWGYRECFQNLYPKQVNRTFNPETDKYEIKNEKYNPETYIDDDLFGFMDAKKDKDNKDATTKRRGVLEVSRAISLDPYWGDIVFGSKGGQKGKTSIHNTEVHCTAYQYTLALTPSSLKDKKRAKMLLNAIPAIQHVGGNHARFLYEFRPESLVLRVTEDPSPWIMNCFERVGDSVGCPRLIRLVEVGDIAPVELIVAGEIADTPYGKQLKSLGVTVCRGIKEAISSAQKRLQQEATV, from the coding sequence ATGACTCAACATCTTTTTGTCACCATCGTTACCCCCACCGCCATTGCTGCCAATAACCGAGGAGAAGGCGATGGCAGTACCCTGTCCACCTTACAAAAAATTACTCGCGGCAATGACCAATATACTACCGTCAGCGCCGATGCCATTCGTTGGGGGTATCGGGAATGTTTCCAGAATCTCTACCCAAAACAAGTCAATCGGACTTTTAATCCTGAAACGGACAAATATGAGATTAAAAACGAGAAATATAACCCCGAAACCTACATTGATGATGACCTTTTTGGCTTTATGGATGCCAAAAAAGACAAAGATAATAAAGATGCTACGACGAAACGGCGAGGGGTGTTAGAAGTCAGTCGAGCTATTAGTTTAGACCCTTACTGGGGCGATATTGTTTTTGGTTCAAAAGGTGGACAAAAAGGTAAAACTTCAATTCACAATACAGAGGTTCACTGTACCGCTTACCAGTACACTTTAGCCTTAACTCCCAGCAGTTTAAAAGACAAGAAACGGGCTAAAATGTTATTAAATGCCATTCCTGCTATTCAGCACGTTGGGGGCAATCATGCTCGCTTTTTGTATGAATTTCGTCCAGAATCTTTAGTCTTGCGAGTGACAGAAGACCCCAGTCCTTGGATTATGAACTGTTTTGAACGAGTGGGTGATTCGGTGGGATGTCCTCGTTTAATTCGCTTAGTTGAAGTGGGAGATATTGCTCCTGTGGAATTAATTGTAGCGGGTGAAATTGCCGACACTCCCTATGGCAAACAACTAAAAAGTTTAGGGGTGACAGTGTGCCGAGGAATTAAAGAAGCGATTAGTTCCGCTCAAAAACGCTTGCAACAGGAGGCAACGGTTTAA
- the cas8a1 gene encoding type I-MYXAN CRISPR-associated Cas8a1/Cmx1: MTSFTLSIFNPNTLLVHRAGIAGLALALEAIGSQQMPFKWQFTEEEVHLNWQGTDRDAFLSLLQHTYQIKDGYLNVPALKLDYQGKYTFTEGVVTTFLQHNQQRKQSKEAQLLSFAIDDAEITRSFRLLEDCYYTRDFKEAFNSKGAFKPQIPLKGHHIPGLIECFVHGAYQESPENFIALVFLPLACHYYQLSGFRSAVVIPEVKNLKQWVKQRKKSSGRTYQDFRSSSAGESGLRFLLQEKILEDNQRFRVNYCEVYQLGKQQWDGSQNYLKQAVFRVKVSNKVLDLYNSAFQFFKPQIRKNEKGETWLAISKVLPWLCDNLILGKPWYCGFYEFYKQNKLYERKGLVQMSQYLDPLEQTLFDAVQGAFSSYLREQIVQASKQGRSLDYPQVTNKIITRLQRPSTQQDFAKTTVDFLSRHRSKATRGVGAEIYQWLHKDNNWKKARDLALLAIASYTGKGKDGTPEVPEEVLDQSLTSDDSEEGFEAEI, encoded by the coding sequence ATGACAAGTTTCACGTTATCGATTTTTAACCCTAATACTCTCCTAGTCCATCGGGCTGGAATTGCAGGTTTAGCCTTGGCTTTAGAGGCCATAGGCTCCCAGCAAATGCCTTTCAAGTGGCAGTTTACAGAGGAGGAAGTCCATCTGAATTGGCAGGGGACAGACCGAGATGCCTTCCTCAGTCTCCTTCAACACACCTATCAGATTAAAGACGGGTACTTAAATGTTCCCGCTTTAAAACTTGATTACCAAGGAAAATACACCTTTACCGAGGGCGTTGTCACCACCTTTCTCCAACATAACCAACAACGCAAACAAAGCAAAGAAGCCCAACTTTTAAGCTTTGCCATTGATGACGCAGAAATTACCCGTTCTTTTCGTCTTCTGGAGGACTGTTACTATACCCGAGACTTTAAAGAAGCCTTTAATAGTAAAGGCGCATTTAAACCCCAAATTCCCCTTAAAGGACACCACATCCCCGGCTTAATAGAATGTTTTGTTCACGGGGCTTATCAAGAATCTCCAGAAAACTTTATTGCACTGGTTTTTCTGCCCCTAGCTTGTCACTACTATCAACTTTCCGGCTTTCGTTCTGCCGTCGTCATTCCTGAAGTTAAGAACCTCAAACAGTGGGTTAAACAGCGAAAAAAATCATCAGGCAGAACCTACCAAGATTTCCGCTCTAGTAGTGCGGGAGAGTCGGGGTTACGCTTTCTTTTACAGGAGAAAATTCTCGAAGATAATCAAAGATTTCGCGTGAACTACTGTGAAGTGTATCAACTGGGAAAACAACAATGGGATGGTAGTCAAAATTACTTGAAACAAGCCGTATTTCGTGTTAAGGTAAGTAATAAAGTATTAGACCTCTACAACTCAGCTTTTCAATTTTTCAAGCCGCAAATTCGCAAAAATGAGAAAGGAGAAACCTGGTTAGCCATCTCTAAAGTGTTACCTTGGCTGTGCGATAACCTAATTCTCGGCAAGCCTTGGTATTGCGGCTTTTACGAGTTTTACAAACAAAACAAACTTTATGAACGGAAAGGATTAGTCCAAATGAGTCAATACTTAGATCCCTTAGAACAGACCCTTTTTGATGCCGTACAAGGAGCATTTAGTAGCTACTTGCGGGAGCAAATTGTACAGGCAAGTAAACAAGGTCGTTCCCTAGATTATCCCCAAGTTACTAATAAAATTATCACCCGCTTACAACGTCCTAGCACTCAACAGGACTTTGCTAAAACAACCGTTGACTTTTTAAGTCGTCATCGCAGCAAAGCGACGCGAGGTGTTGGCGCGGAAATTTATCAGTGGCTGCACAAAGACAACAACTGGAAAAAAGCCCGGGATTTAGCCCTACTCGCCATTGCCAGTTACACCGGAAAAGGGAAAGATGGAACACCAGAAGTTCCCGAAGAAGTTTTAGATCAATCTCTGACCTCAGATGATTCTGAAGAAGGCTTTGAGGCAGAGATTTAA